The DNA window CAGCAGCGGACTACCTCGCGATCACCCCCTCTGACGCGCGGGCGCAGTGGCGTTCCATCGCAGATCGTTCGTATCCGGACCCGGGCCGCAGGCAGGTCGTCTTCACCCCGGTGGAGACGTTGCTGTGCCTGGCTGCGAGTTTGATGGTCGATCACAGTCGCTATGGCAGCTCATCGGCGCACCGCGCGGAAGAGCCCGTCCCGACTCTGGCGCGGCTGTTCAAGCGACCCAATACCAGCGTCCTGGCGAAGATGGCGAATCTCGACGGCAGCCGCAGCCACGGCGCTCGCCATGAGACCGAGGTCGCTGCCAGGCTGCTCAGCAGCAGCGGTGACCTGGCTGCCGTCTATCGACTCGTTGTCCGCGCGGCCCGGGATGCCGGGATCAATGACGACGACCTTCCCGACTTCCTGTATCTCGAACACGACGACGCTCCGTTGATTTTTCTGGGCCAGGACGAGTTGGAGTCGGACGACGTCGCGGGGGTAGTGCGAAAGGAGCGCCCCAGCGTTCGAGATCAACTAACTGAGCAGCTTCTGATGGCCTCGGTTCGTATCGGGCAGCACCGGTTCGCGCGCGACGTGCTCCGCAATCACGGACACCGCTGCGTGTTCTGCGGTTTGTCGGTGACCGTCAATGACCGTCAGGCATCTCGGATGCTGGTCGCCTCACACATCAAGCCGTGGCGAGAGTGCGACTCTCGAGAACGCCTTGACGTCACCAACGGATTGACGGCGTGCCCTACACACGATGTGGCGTTCGACACCGGCCTCATCACCGTGAACGGCGGACTCCGCATCCACGTCCGCCCCGAGCTGGAGGACGCAGCCGCGTCCAACCCCGCCGCCTATGCGGCGTTCGGCCGCCCGCCGCTCGCCGAGCGCCTCCTTCTTCCACCACACGCGCTTCCTCCGCAACGTGGCTATCTGGATTGGCATTGGAATCGGATCTATAACCAGAGCTAGTAGTGCTTTGTCATGATCCGCGTCGGCGGGCTCGTTTCCGTTGCGGGAACGGGGTTCGGCAGGTCGGGCATGCGCCGATGAGGTAGACGAGCAGGAGTTGCAGGCGTCGGAGTACGGCGTAGAGGGTCATTCCGGCGCATGGGTTTTTGGGTCGAGGCGTTGCAGGGTGAGGAAGATGTGTGCCGCGGAGACGAGGGTGACGTGGTGGTGCCATCCCTGCCAGGTGCGGCCTTCGTAGTGGTCGAGGCCGAGACCGGTCTTGACTTCGCGGTAGTCGTGTTCGATGCGCCAGCGCAGTTTCGCCCAGCGGATCAGGGTGCGTCTCGCGGTCCGGGCGGGTAGGTCAGAGAGCCAGTACTTGATCGGCTCCGGGTTGCCGGGCGGCCATTCGGCGATGAGCCAGGCCTCAGGTAGGTCCTCGCCGCGGTGCGCGGACAGCAGGGTTCGCCCGGCCGGACGGACCCGGGTGAACACGAAGTGCGAGGACATCAGGAGCGGACGGCCGCCGCGGCTGCGGGAGCCGGGTCGCCAGGTCACTCTCCGGGCTTTGCCGGTGCCGGTGGTGATCAGTTCGGTGAGGGTCGGCGCCGGCTGCTGGTAGCGGGGCGTGGGATAGGAGCCGACGCCGGCGTAGTCCCCGGCCGTGCGGATCGTCGAGGCCGGGTAAGCGGTGAGCCTGCCGCTGACCTGCACCAGGTGGGGCAGCCCGCGTTCGGTCAGGGCGAGGCGGAACTCTGCGGCGTCGCCGTAGCCGCAGTCGGCCACGATCAGCGGCGGGCGATGTCCCCATCGCAGCAGTTCGTCGATCATGTCCAGGGCGAGGCGCCACTTCTCCCGATGGGTCACGTCGTCGCTGATCCCGGCGCGGCGGCGACGGTTGTGGACATCGCTGGTGGCCTTGGGTGAGGCGGGATCCCAGGACTCCGGCAGAAACAGTCGCCAGTCCACGGGGCAGGATGCGGTGTCGGTGACCATGCTGACGCTTACGGCGATCTGGCAGTTGGTGACCTTGCCCGCGGTGCCGGTGTACTGCCGGGCCACACACGGCGAAGCGGTGCCGCATTTGAGCAGGCCGGTGTCGTCGATGGCCCATGCCGTCGGGACGATCGCCTGGTCGGCCAGCGCGGCGATCCGTCGCCGGACCGGCTCGACCTGCCACGGACTGTTGGTCACGAAGTGGTTCAACGCCTGCTCATGCACGCCCTGCAGCCGAGCGGCCATCGGCTGGATCGACTTACGCCGTCCGTCGATCATCAGCCCTTGCAGATACGCGGCCGCACGATCCTGCCAGCCGGCCCTGGTCAGCGAGGCGAACACGTCCGACGCGAACTCGGCCAAGTCGTCACGCAACCGGTCAGCCTCAGCAACGTCCATACCTCAACGACAGCAACCCACCGTCAACAAGTCACCATCAGCCACTCGAAAGTGACAAAGCACTACTAGTTGTACCTGACAAAATGAAGCCGCCCGGTCGCGTCGGCGACCGGGCGGCTTTGTTTCGTCAGTTAGATCAGGCGGGCTGTTCGACCGGGCGGCCCAGCACGAAGTTCCAGTTCAGGGAGCGGCCCTTCACCCGGGCCAGCGCCACCCCGCCCGCTACCGCGGCCGCCGTTGTCACCGCGCCGGCCAGGAGCAGGGCGCCTCGGGCGCCCATCGAGTCGCACATCCAGCCGATTGCCGGGGCGCCGACGATTCCGGAGAGGGACGACACGATGCCGACCGTTGCCAGGACGCGGCCTCGCATGGACTCCGCCGTGTCCAGCTGGATTCGGGTGGAGACGACCGTGTCGAACACCACCGCGCCGGCCGCGATCGGGAGGATCAGGGCGGCGAAGCCGAGGACGTTCGGGGCCAGACCTGACGCGAACTGCAGGACGCTGATCAGGAAGCCGGTGCCGAGCAGCACCCGCAGCGTCGACTTGCCGCTGCCGGCCAGCAGCAGGCCGCCGGCGACCGCGCCGACCGCGAACGCCGTCGACAGCAGGCCGTAGGAGCCGGACGAGCCGCCCAGCGGGCCGGAGACCATCGCGGCCATCGACACCTGGTAATTGCGGCCGAGCGAACCCAGCACAAAGGAGAGAGCCAGGACGATCAGCACGACCGGCTGCCGGAGAACGTAGCGCAGACCGGCGATCACGCCACCGTCCGACGCGGACGCGCGGGCCAGTGAACGCATTTCACCGGTGCGCATCGCCAGCAGAGCGAAGATGACGCCGATGTATGAGACAGCGTTGATGAGGAACAGCGCCGTTGGGCCGGTGATACCGATCAGGACACCACCCAGCGCCATTCCGCCGATGCGGCCGGCGGAGCTGAGAACCGAGCCGAGAGCGAGTGCCGAGGCCAGCGCCTCACGCGGGATCAGGGATGATCCGAATCGGCCGAGGACCGGGCCTTCGAAGGAACCGATCACGCCCGAGGCCAGGGCCACGCCGTAGATCATCCAGTTGCCGGTCGGCAGCATCAGCGCGAGCGCCAGCAGGGCACGAATGGCCTGGCAGGCGATGAGCATCGGGCGCGCCGGGATGCGGTCGGCGAGGGCGCCGCCCCAGCTGCCGAGCAGCAGCACGGGCAGCGACTGGAGCATGACGACGGCGCCCATCTTGGTGGCCGAACCGGTCACCGAGAGGATCACCCAGTTGAGGGCCAGCACCTGCATCCACGTTCCGCCGACCGAGACCAGATCAGCGGCCGCCCACAGACGGTAGTTGCGCTCCTTGAGCGGCGCGAACATCGGAGCCAAGGTGGCGGCACCTCCGAAAAGAAAAGCGACGCCGACTCTCGGCGTCGCATGTCTCTTCGGTCCGGGCTCGCGTTCCGCTTCGCCCCTCAGACCCGGTGCTACACAACGGCAACCGGCGTGGTTGCGCTCCTTTTCCGGTACGGGTGACAGCTACCCGAAAGCAACTGATCCCGTTCTCAATGAGGCCGGTAAGCAGTGAGCTTCCCGCCGTCGACCTGATAGACAGCGCCTCCGGCGACGATGAGGTGGCCTTTGAAAACGGGTCCGGCCACCGTCCCCCGGGAGGCTTTGAGCACCGGGCCGCCCGCGTACACCAGTCCTC is part of the Actinoplanes missouriensis 431 genome and encodes:
- a CDS encoding HNH endonuclease; this encodes MKGSMRTAADYLAITPSDARAQWRSIADRSYPDPGRRQVVFTPVETLLCLAASLMVDHSRYGSSSAHRAEEPVPTLARLFKRPNTSVLAKMANLDGSRSHGARHETEVAARLLSSSGDLAAVYRLVVRAARDAGINDDDLPDFLYLEHDDAPLIFLGQDELESDDVAGVVRKERPSVRDQLTEQLLMASVRIGQHRFARDVLRNHGHRCVFCGLSVTVNDRQASRMLVASHIKPWRECDSRERLDVTNGLTACPTHDVAFDTGLITVNGGLRIHVRPELEDAAASNPAAYAAFGRPPLAERLLLPPHALPPQRGYLDWHWNRIYNQS
- a CDS encoding IS701 family transposase; the encoded protein is MDVAEADRLRDDLAEFASDVFASLTRAGWQDRAAAYLQGLMIDGRRKSIQPMAARLQGVHEQALNHFVTNSPWQVEPVRRRIAALADQAIVPTAWAIDDTGLLKCGTASPCVARQYTGTAGKVTNCQIAVSVSMVTDTASCPVDWRLFLPESWDPASPKATSDVHNRRRRAGISDDVTHREKWRLALDMIDELLRWGHRPPLIVADCGYGDAAEFRLALTERGLPHLVQVSGRLTAYPASTIRTAGDYAGVGSYPTPRYQQPAPTLTELITTGTGKARRVTWRPGSRSRGGRPLLMSSHFVFTRVRPAGRTLLSAHRGEDLPEAWLIAEWPPGNPEPIKYWLSDLPARTARRTLIRWAKLRWRIEHDYREVKTGLGLDHYEGRTWQGWHHHVTLVSAAHIFLTLQRLDPKTHAPE
- a CDS encoding MFS transporter, encoding MFAPLKERNYRLWAAADLVSVGGTWMQVLALNWVILSVTGSATKMGAVVMLQSLPVLLLGSWGGALADRIPARPMLIACQAIRALLALALMLPTGNWMIYGVALASGVIGSFEGPVLGRFGSSLIPREALASALALGSVLSSAGRIGGMALGGVLIGITGPTALFLINAVSYIGVIFALLAMRTGEMRSLARASASDGGVIAGLRYVLRQPVVLIVLALSFVLGSLGRNYQVSMAAMVSGPLGGSSGSYGLLSTAFAVGAVAGGLLLAGSGKSTLRVLLGTGFLISVLQFASGLAPNVLGFAALILPIAAGAVVFDTVVSTRIQLDTAESMRGRVLATVGIVSSLSGIVGAPAIGWMCDSMGARGALLLAGAVTTAAAVAGGVALARVKGRSLNWNFVLGRPVEQPA